The Ensifer adhaerens genome contains a region encoding:
- the nrdE gene encoding class 1b ribonucleoside-diphosphate reductase subunit alpha: MLNLYDEDGRIQLDKDRQAAKQYFLQHVNQNTVFFHNLREKLDYLVTEGYYEQEVLDQYSFNFVRDLYDHAYSKKFRFPTFLGAFKYYTSYTLKTFDGKRYLERYEDRVCMVAMTLARGDEELARDLVDEIISGRFQPATPTFLNAGKKARGELVSCFLLRVEDNMESIGRAINSALQLSKRGGGVALSLTNIREMGAPIKQIENQSSGIIPVMKLLEDSFSYANQLGARQGAGAVYLHAHHPDIMRFLDTKRENADEKIRIKTLSLGVVIPDITFELARNNEDMYLFSPFDVERVYGVPLTEISVSEKYREMVEDARIRKRKIKAREFFQILAEIQFESGYPYIMFEDTVNRANPIAGRITMSNLCSEILQVSEASEFNDDLSYARMGKDISCNLGSLNIAAAMDSSDFGKTIETSIRALTAVSDMSHISSVPSIEKGNDDSHAIGLGQMNLHGYLARERIFYGSEEGIDFTNIYFYTVTYHAIRASNRLAVERGESFKGFENSKYASGVYFDKYTEAEWLPATEKVKELFDKAGISIPTQADWLELKQAVMGGGLYNQNLQAVPPTGSISYINHSTSSIHPIVSKIEIRKEGKIGRVYYPAAFMTNDNLEYYQDAYEIGPEKIIDTYAAATQHVDQGLSLTLFFRDTATTRDINRAQIHAWKKGIKTIYYIRLRQMALSGTEVQGCVSCAL, encoded by the coding sequence ATGCTGAACCTCTATGACGAGGACGGCAGGATCCAGCTCGACAAGGACCGGCAGGCGGCGAAGCAGTACTTTCTGCAGCACGTCAACCAGAACACGGTGTTTTTCCATAACCTCAGGGAAAAGCTCGATTATCTGGTGACGGAAGGTTATTACGAGCAGGAGGTTCTCGACCAGTATTCCTTCAATTTCGTGCGCGATCTCTACGACCACGCCTATTCGAAGAAGTTCCGCTTCCCGACCTTCCTCGGCGCGTTCAAATACTACACCTCCTACACGCTGAAGACCTTTGACGGAAAGCGCTATCTGGAGCGCTACGAGGACCGTGTCTGCATGGTGGCCATGACGCTGGCGCGCGGCGATGAAGAGCTTGCCCGAGACCTTGTCGACGAGATCATTTCCGGCCGCTTCCAGCCAGCGACGCCGACTTTCCTCAACGCCGGCAAGAAGGCGCGCGGCGAACTCGTCTCCTGCTTCCTGCTTCGGGTCGAGGACAACATGGAGAGCATCGGCCGCGCGATCAATTCGGCACTGCAGCTCTCCAAGCGCGGCGGCGGCGTGGCGCTGTCGCTCACCAACATCCGCGAGATGGGCGCGCCGATCAAGCAGATCGAGAACCAGTCCTCCGGCATCATCCCGGTGATGAAGCTGCTTGAGGACTCGTTCTCCTATGCCAACCAGCTCGGCGCCCGCCAGGGTGCGGGTGCCGTCTACCTGCATGCCCACCACCCCGACATCATGCGCTTCCTCGATACCAAGCGGGAAAACGCCGATGAGAAGATCCGCATCAAGACGCTGTCGCTCGGCGTCGTTATTCCGGACATCACCTTCGAACTCGCCCGTAACAACGAGGACATGTACCTGTTCTCTCCGTTTGACGTGGAGCGCGTCTATGGCGTGCCGTTAACCGAAATTTCGGTCAGCGAGAAGTACCGCGAAATGGTCGAGGATGCGCGCATCCGGAAGCGGAAGATCAAGGCGCGCGAGTTCTTCCAGATCCTTGCCGAGATCCAGTTCGAAAGCGGCTATCCCTACATCATGTTCGAGGACACGGTGAACCGGGCCAACCCGATCGCCGGGCGCATCACCATGAGCAATCTCTGCTCGGAAATCCTGCAGGTGAGCGAAGCCAGCGAATTCAACGACGACCTCTCCTATGCCCGGATGGGCAAGGACATCTCGTGCAATCTCGGCTCGCTGAACATCGCCGCGGCAATGGATTCATCCGATTTCGGCAAGACCATCGAGACCTCGATCCGGGCGCTGACCGCCGTCTCGGACATGAGCCACATTTCATCCGTGCCCTCAATCGAAAAGGGCAACGACGACAGCCACGCAATCGGCCTTGGCCAGATGAACCTGCACGGCTATCTCGCCCGCGAGCGTATCTTCTACGGCTCCGAGGAAGGCATCGATTTCACCAACATCTATTTCTACACGGTGACCTATCACGCCATCCGCGCCTCGAACCGCCTCGCCGTCGAGCGCGGCGAGAGCTTCAAGGGCTTCGAGAACTCGAAATATGCATCCGGCGTCTATTTCGACAAATACACCGAGGCCGAATGGCTGCCGGCGACCGAGAAGGTGAAGGAGCTGTTCGACAAGGCCGGCATCAGCATTCCGACGCAGGCGGACTGGCTGGAACTGAAGCAGGCGGTGATGGGCGGCGGCCTCTACAACCAGAACCTCCAGGCCGTCCCGCCGACCGGTTCAATCTCCTACATCAACCACTCGACCTCCTCGATCCACCCGATCGTCTCAAAGATCGAGATCCGCAAGGAAGGCAAGATCGGCCGCGTCTACTATCCGGCCGCCTTCATGACCAACGACAACCTCGAATACTACCAGGATGCCTACGAGATCGGCCCGGAGAAGATCATCGACACCTATGCGGCGGCCACCCAGCACGTCGACCAGGGCCTGTCGCTGACGCTGTTCTTCCGCGACACGGCAACGACCCGCGACATCAACCGCGCCCAGATTCATGCGTGGAAGAAGGGCATCAAGACCATCTACTACATCCGCCTTCGGCAGATGGCGCTGTCCGGCACGGAAGTGCAGGGCTGCGTCTCCTGCGCTCTGTAA
- a CDS encoding acyl-CoA thioesterase: MTDHTETAPGRTSAPATLIDIVFPGDTNHHGTLFGGAGLALMDRIAFIVATRHGRVPFVTASCDRVDFRAPARIGQIVSFSGQPFRVGRRSMTVSVDMTAEDIATGSRELCSRGTFTMVAMPGSDQPDWVLPPLDLATSTPDGDGALHMVDIVFPDQANSFGAMLGGDALAQMTKAAFIVATRRSGRATVLASCTGMDFRHRITVGSIIEPVARIVRTGRSSATVEVELWSEELLTGMRHRTVTGTFVMVAVDGDNRPVPAFAA, encoded by the coding sequence ATGACCGACCATACTGAGACGGCGCCGGGGAGAACCTCGGCGCCTGCCACGCTCATTGATATCGTTTTTCCCGGCGATACCAATCATCACGGCACCCTGTTCGGCGGCGCCGGTCTCGCGCTCATGGACCGGATCGCCTTCATCGTCGCCACCCGCCACGGCCGTGTGCCCTTTGTCACCGCATCCTGCGATCGGGTCGACTTTCGCGCTCCCGCCCGCATCGGCCAGATCGTCAGCTTCAGCGGCCAGCCGTTCCGCGTCGGGAGACGATCGATGACGGTCTCCGTCGACATGACCGCAGAGGATATCGCCACCGGCAGCCGCGAACTGTGCAGCCGCGGCACGTTCACCATGGTCGCGATGCCCGGCTCCGACCAGCCGGATTGGGTGTTGCCGCCGCTCGATTTGGCGACGAGCACACCCGACGGTGACGGCGCTCTGCACATGGTCGACATCGTCTTCCCCGACCAGGCCAACAGTTTTGGCGCGATGCTCGGCGGCGATGCGCTCGCGCAAATGACGAAGGCGGCCTTCATTGTGGCGACGCGCCGGAGCGGCCGGGCAACCGTCCTTGCCTCCTGCACCGGCATGGATTTCAGGCATCGGATCACGGTCGGCTCGATCATCGAACCCGTCGCCCGGATCGTCCGGACCGGTCGCAGCTCGGCGACAGTCGAGGTCGAACTCTGGTCGGAAGAGCTCTTGACCGGCATGCGACACCGGACGGTCACTGGAACCTTCGTCATGGTCGCCGTCGATGGGGACAATCGGCCCGTTCCCGCTTTTGCCGCCTGA
- the nrdF gene encoding class 1b ribonucleoside-diphosphate reductase subunit beta, which produces MNMHAKPTSRIRAINWNRIDDDKDLEVWNRLTGNFWLPEKVPLSNDIPSWATLKPEEQKLTIRVFTGLTLLDTIQNGVGAVRLMEDTATPHEEAVLSNISFMEAVHARSYSSIFSTLCLTPDVDDAYRWSEENEFLQKKSALIMEQYASDDPLKKKVASVFLESFLFYSGFYLPMYWSSRAKLTNTADMIRLIIRDEAVHGYYIGYKFQRALEHLSKERRQEIKDFAFDLLLELYDNEAKYTEALYDGVGLTEDVKKFLHYNANKALMNLGYEALFPAEACKVNPAILSALSPNADENHDFFSGSGSSYVIGKAVATEDEDWDF; this is translated from the coding sequence ATGAACATGCACGCCAAACCCACAAGCCGCATCCGCGCCATCAACTGGAACCGCATCGACGACGACAAGGATCTGGAGGTCTGGAACCGCCTCACCGGCAATTTCTGGCTGCCCGAGAAGGTGCCGCTCTCCAACGACATCCCCTCCTGGGCGACGCTGAAACCGGAGGAGCAGAAGCTCACCATCCGCGTCTTCACCGGCCTGACGCTGCTCGACACGATCCAGAACGGCGTCGGCGCCGTCAGGCTGATGGAAGACACGGCCACGCCGCACGAGGAGGCGGTGCTCTCCAATATCTCCTTCATGGAGGCGGTGCACGCACGGTCCTATTCCTCGATCTTTTCGACACTCTGCCTGACCCCTGATGTCGACGACGCCTATCGCTGGTCGGAGGAAAACGAGTTCCTGCAGAAGAAGTCGGCACTGATCATGGAGCAATACGCTTCCGACGATCCGCTCAAGAAGAAGGTCGCCAGCGTCTTTCTCGAGAGCTTCCTGTTCTATTCCGGTTTCTACCTGCCGATGTACTGGTCGAGCCGCGCGAAACTCACCAACACCGCGGATATGATCCGGCTGATTATCCGCGACGAGGCGGTGCACGGCTACTATATCGGCTACAAGTTCCAGCGTGCACTTGAGCACTTGAGCAAGGAACGCCGGCAGGAGATCAAGGATTTTGCCTTCGACCTGCTGCTCGAACTCTACGACAACGAGGCGAAGTACACCGAAGCGCTTTACGACGGCGTCGGCCTCACCGAGGACGTGAAGAAGTTCCTGCACTACAACGCCAACAAGGCGTTGATGAACCTCGGCTATGAGGCGCTGTTCCCGGCCGAGGCCTGCAAGGTGAACCCCGCCATTCTTTCCGCCCTCTCGCCAAACGCCGACGAGAACCACGACTTCTTCTCCGGTTCGGGTTCCTCCTACGTCATCGGCAAGGCGGTCGCGACCGAAGACGAGGACTGGGATTTCTGA
- a CDS encoding LysR substrate-binding domain-containing protein: MSAVRAFEAAARHLSFTRAADELGMTQAAVSYQIRLLEDRVGTPLFVRLPREVRLTTAGRQLAPKVTEAIDLLGAAFSEIADKTEHHLHISVLPTVVSSWLGQRLASFQTAHPNISIRVHMSTELVDFKRDAIDLAVRSGAGDWPGNDVFPLFPLDYVPVCTPSFLEKHQLKEPSDVLRVRRFGNASWWRRWMIETGVEPPASNGTELIFDVQAMDVATTLADHGIAIAVSTFLMEELKSGRLIRPFDHVVRDGRAYWLVYPQSSRRQKKIQAFRDWVVSEADASNAQLATVMEESRSPQFAVGASALIKPE, from the coding sequence ATGAGTGCGGTGCGCGCCTTCGAGGCGGCGGCGAGGCACCTGAGTTTTACCCGCGCGGCCGACGAACTCGGCATGACGCAGGCGGCTGTCAGCTACCAGATCCGCTTGCTTGAAGACCGGGTCGGCACGCCGCTCTTCGTCCGTCTTCCGCGCGAGGTGCGGCTGACCACTGCCGGCCGCCAGCTTGCGCCGAAGGTGACCGAAGCGATCGATCTCTTAGGCGCTGCCTTCTCCGAGATTGCCGACAAGACCGAACATCATCTGCACATCTCGGTGCTGCCGACCGTGGTCTCAAGCTGGCTCGGACAGCGGCTCGCCTCGTTTCAGACCGCCCATCCGAACATCAGCATAAGGGTGCACATGTCGACCGAACTGGTCGACTTCAAGCGCGATGCGATCGATCTTGCCGTGCGCAGTGGTGCCGGCGACTGGCCGGGCAATGATGTGTTTCCGCTGTTTCCGCTCGACTACGTGCCGGTCTGCACGCCATCCTTTCTGGAGAAGCACCAGCTCAAGGAACCCTCCGACGTTCTGCGGGTCCGGCGCTTCGGCAACGCCAGCTGGTGGCGGCGCTGGATGATCGAGACCGGCGTCGAACCGCCGGCGAGCAACGGCACCGAACTGATCTTCGATGTCCAGGCGATGGATGTGGCGACCACGCTCGCGGACCATGGCATTGCCATTGCCGTCTCGACCTTCCTGATGGAGGAACTGAAGAGTGGCAGGCTTATCCGGCCGTTCGACCATGTGGTCAGGGACGGGCGAGCCTACTGGCTGGTCTATCCGCAGAGCAGCCGGCGGCAGAAGAAGATCCAGGCCTTTCGTGATTGGGTCGTTTCCGAGGCCGATGCGTCGAACGCGCAGCTTGCAACCGTGATGGAAGAGTCCAGGTCGCCTCAGTTCGCGGTCGGCGCAAGCGCGCTCATCAAGCCGGAATAG
- the nrdH gene encoding glutaredoxin-like protein NrdH, translating into MSITVYSKPSCVQCTATTRALDRQGIDYRIVDISEDTDAFALVQGLGYRQVPVVVAGERHWAGFRPDMISALA; encoded by the coding sequence ATGTCCATCACCGTCTACAGCAAGCCCTCCTGCGTCCAATGCACTGCTACCACCCGCGCGCTCGACCGCCAGGGCATCGACTACAGGATCGTCGATATCTCCGAAGACACGGATGCGTTCGCACTGGTGCAGGGTCTCGGCTACCGCCAGGTCCCGGTGGTCGTTGCCGGCGAGCGGCACTGGGCCGGCTTTCGTCCGGACATGATCAGCGCCCTTGCCTGA
- the nrdI gene encoding class Ib ribonucleoside-diphosphate reductase assembly flavoprotein NrdI, with the protein MGLIVYFSSRSENTHRFVEKLGLRAARISLKEGKDTLTISEPYVLIVPTYCGDDGRGAVPKQVIRFLNDVGNRSHIRGVIAAGNSNFGATYGIAGDVISAKCRVPYLYRFELLGTQEDVANVRNGMERFWTSQHSNAP; encoded by the coding sequence ATGGGTCTGATCGTCTATTTTTCCAGCCGTTCGGAAAACACCCATCGCTTCGTCGAAAAACTCGGCCTGCGCGCCGCCCGCATATCGCTCAAGGAAGGTAAGGATACGCTTACGATATCCGAGCCCTATGTGCTCATCGTGCCGACCTATTGCGGCGACGACGGCCGCGGTGCGGTGCCGAAACAGGTGATCCGCTTCTTGAACGATGTGGGCAACCGCTCTCACATCCGCGGCGTGATTGCTGCGGGCAACAGCAATTTCGGCGCGACCTACGGGATCGCCGGCGACGTGATTTCGGCCAAGTGCCGGGTCCCCTACCTCTATCGGTTCGAGCTACTCGGCACGCAAGAGGACGTCGCCAATGTCAGAAACGGGATGGAACGATTTTGGACGTCACAACACTCGAACGCCCCCTGA
- the metE gene encoding 5-methyltetrahydropteroyltriglutamate--homocysteine S-methyltransferase: MTIKTANLGFPRIGRQRELKFALERYWAGKASRDELLGTGRKLRAENWAAQKARGIDIIPSNDFSFYDHVLDTAVLVGAIPAAYGWRGGPVDLDTYFAMARGSTGNPCASGCTHAANDSGNPALEMTKWFDTNYHYMVPEFERDQRFELTHNRPLEAFLEAEALGHRTRPVLLGPVTFLKLGKTKDSDFDPIDLIERLLPVYVRALAELAEAGAEWVQVDEPCLALDLTDKDRRALDLVYRTFAAEVPRLEIMLATYFGSIGDNTSTALTLPVAGLHVDLVRAPQQIDTLVQSAPADRVLSLGVVDGRNIWRADLAGLFRRLQPLISAHGGDRIELAPSCSLLHVPIDLDLERALDPELSSWLAFALQKLDELSLLARAFEPGLANPEQVFSASNAAARARLTSLKVHDPLVAGRLKTLTAADSQRPSPFATRRQVQAKRLSLPLFPTTTIGSFPQTSEVRQARSLHAKGELSYVDYVAYLRRETEQAVRWQEEIGIDVLVHGEFERNDMVQYFAEQLSGYAFTQSGWVQSYGSRYVRPPIIFGDVSRPNPMTLEWAAFAQSLTDRPVKGMLTGPVTMLQWSFVRDDLPRSVVCRQIALALRDEVTDLEAAGIAVIQIDEPALREGLPLRLADRRAYLDWAVECFRLSAAGVGDATQIHTHMCYSEFNDIMLAIAAMDADVISIETSRSKMELLGAFTGQAYPNEIGPGVYDIHSPRVPGVEEMVHLIEKATEGLTPDQIWVNPDCGLKTRGWEETRPALVNMVAAAKALRQRPTVPLREIVRA, encoded by the coding sequence ATGACAATCAAGACTGCCAATCTCGGTTTCCCGCGCATCGGCCGCCAACGCGAACTGAAATTCGCACTCGAACGCTACTGGGCCGGAAAGGCGAGCCGCGACGAACTGCTCGGCACGGGCCGAAAACTCAGGGCCGAAAACTGGGCCGCGCAGAAGGCGCGCGGCATCGACATCATCCCGTCGAACGATTTCTCCTTCTATGACCACGTGCTCGATACGGCCGTGCTCGTCGGCGCGATCCCTGCAGCCTACGGCTGGAGGGGTGGGCCGGTCGATCTCGACACTTACTTTGCGATGGCACGCGGCTCGACCGGCAACCCTTGCGCCTCCGGCTGCACACATGCCGCAAACGACAGCGGTAATCCCGCACTCGAAATGACCAAGTGGTTCGACACCAACTACCACTACATGGTGCCCGAATTCGAACGCGACCAACGCTTCGAGCTGACGCACAATCGGCCGCTCGAGGCCTTTCTCGAGGCTGAAGCCCTCGGCCATCGAACTCGTCCCGTGCTGCTTGGCCCGGTGACTTTCCTCAAGCTCGGCAAGACGAAGGATAGCGACTTCGATCCGATCGACCTGATCGAGCGGCTGCTGCCCGTTTACGTGCGGGCTCTGGCGGAGCTTGCTGAAGCCGGCGCCGAATGGGTCCAGGTCGACGAACCCTGCCTGGCGCTCGATCTCACGGACAAGGACCGTCGCGCCCTCGATCTCGTCTATCGCACCTTCGCCGCCGAAGTGCCGCGCCTGGAGATCATGCTTGCGACCTATTTCGGCTCGATCGGCGACAACACGTCGACAGCGCTGACGCTTCCGGTTGCCGGTCTTCATGTCGATCTCGTGCGCGCGCCGCAGCAAATCGATACGCTGGTCCAGTCAGCCCCGGCCGACCGGGTGCTCTCGCTTGGCGTCGTCGATGGCCGCAATATATGGCGCGCGGATCTGGCCGGCCTGTTTCGCAGGCTGCAGCCGCTTATCTCGGCCCATGGCGGCGACCGCATCGAGCTTGCTCCCTCGTGCTCCCTCTTGCACGTGCCCATCGATCTCGACCTGGAGCGGGCGCTCGATCCGGAACTCTCTTCCTGGCTTGCCTTTGCCTTGCAGAAGCTCGACGAACTCAGCCTTCTTGCCCGAGCCTTCGAGCCGGGACTTGCCAATCCCGAGCAGGTCTTTTCCGCCTCGAACGCAGCGGCCAGGGCGCGGCTGACGTCGCTCAAGGTCCATGATCCGCTGGTCGCGGGACGGCTGAAGACGCTGACGGCCGCCGACAGCCAGCGGCCATCGCCCTTTGCAACGCGCCGTCAGGTGCAGGCTAAGCGGCTGTCTCTGCCGCTCTTCCCGACGACGACGATCGGCTCCTTCCCGCAGACATCGGAGGTCCGCCAGGCGCGATCGCTGCATGCCAAAGGCGAGCTCAGCTACGTCGATTATGTCGCCTATCTGCGCCGGGAGACCGAGCAGGCGGTGCGCTGGCAGGAAGAAATCGGCATCGACGTGCTGGTCCACGGCGAATTCGAACGCAACGACATGGTGCAGTACTTCGCCGAGCAGCTTTCGGGCTATGCCTTCACCCAGAGCGGCTGGGTTCAGAGCTACGGTTCGCGCTACGTGCGTCCGCCAATTATCTTCGGCGACGTCTCCCGCCCCAATCCGATGACGCTTGAATGGGCGGCCTTCGCGCAGTCGCTGACCGATCGGCCGGTCAAGGGCATGCTCACGGGTCCGGTCACCATGCTGCAATGGTCCTTCGTGCGCGACGACCTGCCGCGATCGGTCGTTTGCCGGCAGATCGCGCTGGCATTGCGTGACGAGGTGACCGATCTGGAGGCGGCCGGCATCGCTGTTATCCAGATCGACGAACCGGCACTGCGCGAAGGCCTGCCGCTCCGGCTTGCCGATCGCAGGGCCTATCTCGACTGGGCGGTGGAGTGCTTCCGTCTCAGCGCCGCCGGTGTTGGCGACGCAACCCAGATCCACACCCACATGTGCTATTCCGAGTTCAACGACATCATGCTTGCGATTGCGGCCATGGATGCCGATGTCATCTCGATCGAGACGTCGCGATCGAAGATGGAACTGCTTGGCGCCTTCACCGGGCAGGCCTATCCGAACGAGATAGGCCCGGGCGTCTACGACATCCATTCGCCGCGGGTGCCCGGCGTCGAGGAAATGGTGCACCTCATCGAAAAGGCGACGGAGGGCCTTACGCCGGACCAGATCTGGGTCAACCCCGATTGCGGCCTGAAGACCCGGGGCTGGGAAGAAACGCGGCCGGCACTCGTCAACATGGTCGCAGCGGCAAAGGCGCTGCGCCAGAGGCCAACGGTTCCGTTACGCGAGATCGTGCGCGCATGA